From a region of the Thermosipho melanesiensis BI429 genome:
- the murA gene encoding UDP-N-acetylglucosamine 1-carboxyvinyltransferase, which produces MGYFILEKSHLNGEVKISGAKNAALPILAASLLVDDGLEIKNVPDLLDVRTMIEILKTIGKSVKFENNIVKISGDVKNKVVPYDLVRKMRASFNVLGPLVLKLGEGQVSLPGGCAIGVRPVDFHIMGLKKLGFEIDIEHGEVFAKKENCEKEVIINLPFPSVGATEHLMTTASLLNGVKVTIENAAMEPEVVDLQNFLNKMGAIITGAGTRKIFIKGVKKLRGGSYTVVPDRIEAGTYALSIAATFGEGLVKNIVPEHLEVLWEVLKETGTDVKIFDKSVYVNGKNKKKAININVQPYPGFPTDLQPQIMVYLSVAHGTSMIIENVFKNRFHHVDELVRMGAKIKVIDGTAIIEGVEKLSGAKVEGTDLRATAALIIAGFMADGVTEVHNDFHVLRGYENIIPKFEGIGGKIKHLR; this is translated from the coding sequence TTGGGATACTTTATTTTGGAAAAATCACATCTTAATGGTGAAGTGAAAATCTCAGGTGCGAAAAATGCCGCATTGCCTATTCTAGCTGCATCATTGTTAGTAGATGATGGGTTAGAGATAAAGAATGTTCCAGATCTTTTAGATGTTAGAACAATGATTGAAATTTTAAAGACTATTGGGAAAAGTGTTAAGTTTGAGAATAATATTGTTAAGATCTCTGGGGATGTAAAAAATAAAGTGGTACCTTATGATTTAGTTCGAAAAATGAGGGCATCATTTAATGTGTTGGGACCATTAGTTTTAAAATTGGGAGAAGGTCAAGTTTCATTACCTGGAGGTTGTGCTATTGGTGTTAGACCTGTCGATTTTCATATAATGGGGTTAAAAAAACTTGGGTTTGAAATAGATATAGAACATGGAGAGGTATTCGCAAAAAAAGAAAACTGTGAAAAAGAAGTAATTATAAATCTTCCATTTCCAAGTGTTGGAGCAACAGAACATTTGATGACAACAGCATCATTGCTTAATGGTGTGAAAGTTACAATTGAAAATGCCGCTATGGAACCGGAAGTAGTGGATTTACAGAATTTTCTAAATAAAATGGGAGCAATTATTACAGGAGCTGGTACTAGAAAGATATTTATAAAAGGTGTAAAGAAACTTAGAGGTGGTAGCTATACAGTTGTTCCAGATAGAATAGAAGCAGGTACATATGCGCTTTCAATTGCAGCTACTTTCGGTGAAGGATTGGTAAAGAACATAGTTCCAGAACACTTGGAAGTTTTATGGGAAGTGTTGAAAGAAACGGGGACAGATGTAAAAATTTTTGATAAATCGGTTTATGTTAATGGAAAAAACAAAAAGAAGGCAATTAATATAAATGTACAGCCGTATCCGGGATTTCCAACAGATTTACAGCCCCAGATAATGGTGTATCTTTCCGTTGCACATGGTACTAGCATGATTATAGAGAACGTATTTAAAAATAGATTTCACCATGTAGATGAGTTAGTAAGAATGGGTGCAAAGATAAAAGTAATTGATGGAACGGCTATTATTGAAGGCGTTGAAAAATTAAGTGGTGCAAAGGTTGAAGGAACAGATTTGCGTGCTACCGCAGCTCTTATAATTGCGGGATTTATGGCAGATGGTGTTACAGAAGTACATAATGATTTTCATGTGTTAAGAGGATATGAGAATATTATACCTAAATTTGAAGGAATAGGTGGAAAGATCAAGCATTTGAGGTGA